Genomic window (Sulfurovum sp. NBC37-1):
TGTCTCTTTATTTGAAAAACATGTTGATTTCTTCTGGGATAATATTAAAATAGAGAAACAAGAGACGCTTTTTTAGATAAATACTAAATAATATTAAAAGTTACAGATATTATTATATTAAGGAATATTAAAATGAAAAATAAAGTAGATCACTTTGAACACAAGTCAAAATCATGGGATATGAACTCGAAAAGAGTACAGAATGCCAAAGGCATTGCAGATTTAATACTAAAGAATATAGAACTCACCCCTTCTGTAGAGATCATGGACTTTGGTGCAGGAACAGGATTGTTGAGTTACTTTGTTGCACCTCATGTAGGCAGGATCGTAGCGGTAGACAATTCCCCTTCTATGCTTCTTGAGTTCACAAAAAAGTGTGACGAGTTCGGCTGTGAGACCGAAGTGGTTGAAAAGGACCTCAGTATCGATACGCTCGAAAGAAAATTTGACGGTATCATCTCCTCCATGACCATTCATCATGTTGAAGATCAAAAGGCCCTCTTCTCCAAGTTCTACGACATGCTTAATGAGGGAGGCTTCATTGCCATTGCCGATCTTGACAGTGAAGATGGCAGCTTCCACAGTGACAACACCGGTGTCTTCCATCACGGGTTTGACAGACAGGCACTCGAAAAGATCGCTAAAGAGGCCGGATTTAAAGATATCCGCTTTGATCTGGCCAATACGATCAGCAAACCGTACCGTGACTTTACCGTCTTTTTAATGACTGCGGTGAAATAGTATGAAATATTTATGGCTGGGTATCTTTTTTATCGCTTTGGTTTGGTCGGCTATCAACCCTAAAGACCAGTTCACCTGGTTTCTGGAAGTATTCCCTGCACTGATCGGCTTCATATTGATCGTAGTAACTTATAAAAAGTTCCCACTTACACCCCTGCTCTATACATTGATATTAGTACAT
Coding sequences:
- a CDS encoding class I SAM-dependent DNA methyltransferase codes for the protein MKNKVDHFEHKSKSWDMNSKRVQNAKGIADLILKNIELTPSVEIMDFGAGTGLLSYFVAPHVGRIVAVDNSPSMLLEFTKKCDEFGCETEVVEKDLSIDTLERKFDGIISSMTIHHVEDQKALFSKFYDMLNEGGFIAIADLDSEDGSFHSDNTGVFHHGFDRQALEKIAKEAGFKDIRFDLANTISKPYRDFTVFLMTAVK